Proteins encoded together in one Chelonoidis abingdonii isolate Lonesome George chromosome 1, CheloAbing_2.0, whole genome shotgun sequence window:
- the SLITRK5 gene encoding SLIT and NTRK-like protein 5, producing the protein MYACCSTVTLEQDSNKKMHIWMLQTIAVALTSLVLSWAESIEYYGEICDKACPCEEKDSILTVSCENRGIISLFEISPPRFPVYHLLLSGNLLNRLYPNQFVNYTGASILHLGSNDIQDIETGAFHGLRGLRRLHLNNNKLELLRDDTFLGVESLEYLQVDYNYISTIEPNAFSKLHLLQVLILNDNLLSSLPNNLFRFVPLTHLDLRGNRLKLLPYLGLLQHMDKVVELQLEENPWNCSCELIALKDWLDSISYSALVGDVVCETPFRLHGRDLDEVSKLELCPRRLISDYEMRPQTPLSTTGYFHTTPASVNSVATSSSAVYKSPLKPPKGTRQPNKTRVRPTSRLPSKDLGYSNYGPSIAYQTKSPVPLECPTACTCNLQISDLGLNVNCQERKIESISELQPKPYNPKKMYLTENYIALVRRADFLDATGLDLLHLGNNRISVIQDRAFGDLTNLRRLYLNGNRIERLSPELFYGLQSLQYLFLQYNIIRDIEAGTFESVPNLQLLFLNNNLLRSLPASIFSGLTLYRLSLRSNHFSYLPVSGVLDQLKSLLQIDLHENPWDCTCDVVGMKLWLEQLNTGVLVDQVICESPKKFAQSDMRTIRSELLCPDYSDIIVSTPTPSSIQLPGGTTLFSSTVRLNSTGAAGGAAPSGGGGGPPSSSVPLSVLILSLLLVFIMSVFVAAGLFVLVMKRRKKGQGDPTSANNSDVSSFNMQYSVYGSGHHHHPAPQPPRHPRGGGPALPKVKTPAGHVYEYIPHPLGHMCKNPIYRSREGNAGEDYKDLHELKVTYSNHHLQQGLPPPPPPGEEEPLRSPTYSVSTIQPREELLSPVQDADRFYRGILEPDKHSSSSLGTPGNNLPDYPKFPASYTYTPNYDLMRPHQYLHPGAGDSRLRETVLYSPPSTVYVEPNRNEYLELKAKLNAEPDYLEVLEKQTTFSQF; encoded by the coding sequence ATGTATGCTTGCTGCTCTACAGTAACTTTGGAACAGGACTCCAACAAAAAAATGCATATCTGGATGCTGCAGACGATAGCGGTTGCTTTAACATCGCTAGTCCTGTCGTGGGCAGAAAGCATCGAGTATTATGGGGAAATCTGCGATAAGGCGTGTCCTTGCGAGGAAAAGGACAGCATCTTAACGGTGAGCTGTGAAAACAGAGGGATCATCAGCCTTTTCGAGATCAGCCCACCAAGATTCCCTGTCTATCACCTCTTGTTATCTGGGAACCTTTTGAATAGACTCTACCCAAACCAGTTTGTTAATTACACTGGGGCTTCGATTTTGCATCTAGGGAGCAATGACATACAAGACATCGAAACGGGGGCCTTCCATGGCCTGCGGGGCTTAAGGAGGCTGCACCTGAACAATAACAAGCTGGAACTATTAAGGGATGACACTTTCCTTGGTGTGGAGAGTTTGGAGTATCTACAAGTCGATTATAATTACATCAGCACTATTGAACCCAATGCTTTCAGCAAACTGCATTTGCTGCAAGTGCTGATCCTCAATGATAACCTCCTCTCCAGTTTGCCCAACAACCTTTTCCGTTTTGTGCCCTTAACTCACCTGGACTTGAGGGGTAACCGGCTGAAGCTGCtgccctacctgggccttttgcAGCACATGGATAAAgtggtggagctgcagctggaggagaaccCATGGAATTGCTCTTGCGAGTTGATCGCTCTGAAAGATTGGCTAGACAGTATCTCCTACTCGGCTCTGGTGGGGGATGTAGTTTGTGAAACCCCTTTCCGCTTGCACGGCCGAGACTTGGATGAAGTCTCCAAGCTGGAGCTTTGCCCTAGGAGACTCATCTCGGATTATGAAATGCGACCGCAGACACCTTTGAGCACCACAGGGTATTTCCACACTACCCCGGCCTCGGTCAACTCCGTGGCCACTTCTTCCTCGGCTGTTTACAAATCCCCCTTGAAGCCCCCTAAAGGGACCCGTCAACCAAATAAGACCAGGGTGCGTCCCACCTCCCGCCTGCCCTCCAAAGACCTGGGATACAGCAATTACGGCCCCAGCATCGCCTACCAGACCAAATCCCCGGTGCCTTTGGAGTGTCCCACCGCCTGCACTTGCAACCTGCAAATCTCTGACCTGGGCCTCAATGTCAATTGCCAGGAGAGGAAGATCGAAAGTATCTCCGAACTACAGCCCAAACCCTACAACCCCAAGAAGATGTATCTGACCGAGAACTACATCGCCCTGGTGCGCAGGGCGGATTTCCTCGACGCCACCGGGCTGGATTTGTTGCACCTGGGTAACAATCGGATCTCGGTCATTCAGGACCGGGCCTTTGGGGATCTAACTAATTTGAGAAGACTCTACCTGAACGGGAACCGGATCGAGCGGCTGAGCCCGGAGCTGTTCTACGGGCTGCAGAGCCTGCAGTACCTCTTCCTGCAGTACAACATCATCCGGGACATCGAGGCGGGAACCTTTGAGTCAGTCCCCAACCTCCAGCTCTTGTTTTTGAATAACAACCTGCTGAGATCTTTGCCCGCCAGCATTTTTTCCGGCCTGACTCTCTACAGGCTGAGCCTGAGGAGCAACCACTTCTCCTACCTGCCTGTGAGCGGGGTGCTCGACCAGCTGAAATCCCTGCTACAGATCGACCTGCACGAGAACCCCTGGGATTGCACTTGCGACGTGGTGGGCATGAAGCTGTGGCTGGAGCAGCTGAACACCGGGGTGCTGGTGGACCAGGTCATCTGCGAGTCCCCCAAGAAGTTCGCCCAGAGCGACATGCGGACCATCAGGTCGGAGCTGCTGTGCCCGGACTACTCAGACATTATCGTCTCCACCCCTACCCCGTCTTCCATCCAACTGCCGGGCGGGACCACCCTTTTCTCCTCCACCGTGCGGCTCAACAGCACGGGCGCGGCGGGGGGCGCGGCGCCCTCGGGCGGCGGGGGCGGACCCCCCTCATCGTCGGTGCCGCTGTCGGTGCTGATCCTGAGCCTGCTGCTGGTGTTCATCATGTCGGTGTTCGTGGCGGCGGGGCTCTTCGTGCTGGTGATGAAGCGCCGGAAGAAGGGCCAGGGCGACCCGACCAGCGCCAACAACTCCGACGTGAGCTCCTTCAACATGCAGTACAGCGTCTACGGCAgcggccaccaccaccacccggcGCCGCAGCCGCCCCGCCACCCGCGCGGCGgcggcccagccctgcccaaagtGAAGACCCCCGCGGGCCACGTGTACGAGTACATCCCGCACCCGCTGGGCCACATGTGCAAGAACCCCATCTACCGCTCCCGGGAGGGCAACGCGGGCGAGGATTACAAAGACCTGCACGAGCTCAAGGTGACCTACAGCAACCACCACTTGCAGCAAGGGTTGCCGCCCCCGCCGCCCCCGGGGGAGGAGGAGCCCCTGCGGAGCCCCACTTACAGCGTCAGCACCATCCAGCCCCGGGAAGAGCTGCTGTCCCCGGTGCAAGACGCCGATCGCTTTTACCGGGGCATTTTGGAGCCCGACAAACACTCTTCCTCCTCGCTGGGCACCCCCGGCAATAATCTCCCCGATTACCCCAAATTCCCCGCCTCCTACACCTACACCCCCAACTATGACCTTATGCGGCCCCATCAGTACTTGCACCCCGGGGCGGGGGACAGCAGGCTCCGGGAGACGGTGCTCTACAGCCCCCCGAGTACTGTTTATGTAGAGCCCAACAGGAACGAGTATCTGGAGTTAAAAGCAAAACTAAACGCAGAGCCGGACTACCTCGAAGTGCTGGAAAAACAGACCACATTCAGCCAGTTCTGA